The segment GGCCGACAAGCTGATCGCTGGCCTGCGTGACGGTTCGGTCAAGCCTGCCAGCCAGAGCTGGAAAGTGCAGGAAGCGGCTACCCGTGGCCAGGACGGTATTGACCCGGCCGAGCTGCAGGCAGTGTTCCGTCTGGGCAAGCCTGAGTCCAAGGACAAGCCGGTGTACGGCAGTGTGGTCCTGGGGGATGGCAGCCTGGTTGTGCTGCAGCTCAAAGGCGTCAACGAAGGCGCTGCCGCCACCGACGAAGAGAAAGCGCAGATCCGCCGCTACCTCGCTTCACGTGCCGGTTCGCAAGACTTCGCGGCGTTCCGCAAGCAGCTCGAAGCCAAGGCTGACGTCACTCGTTACTGAGTGCCCCAGCCACGACGAAACAGGCCGCGCAAGCGGCCTGTTTCGTTTCTGCTGTTCAGTAGCGCCACACACATGACCCTGTAGGAGATCACCCAGCCCTTTCGGGCTGCGCTGTCGCGCAGAAAACTAGTCTCGCAGATGCACCGCGGTCCCTGTGGGAAGTGGCCTTGTGTCGCGATGGGCGCGAAGCGGTCCCAAGGCCTCGGCCTCATGCAAAATTGCCGGGGCTGCTGCGCAGCCCATCGCGACACAAGGCCGCTTCCCACTGCGACCGCGTTAAATCAATGAGATCTTCACCCTACCGCTTCACCCCCTCATGGCTATCCAGCGTATCCCGCGCAATCTCCCGCCCCAGGGCAATCAGCTCCGGCGCCTTGTAGAACTCGAAGAACCGGCATACCCGCTTGGGCACGTTGATCAGCACATCCGGCGGGTAGCCGGCGATCTTGTACTGCGCAAGCGACGTTTGCATCACCTCGAAACTCTGGTTGATCAAGTCCAGCAGTGACGCCGGCCCCACATTGTCGATGATGAACGAGCCGGTGGCCGACTTTGGCGCACCCTCGCTTTGCGGTGCCGCCGCCGGTTGCTGAGCCTCAGGCTTGGCACCGTCGGCCAGCCACGGGTTGGGCGACGCCAGGCCTTCGGCGTTGATCTCCTGGTCCAGGCGCAGCAGCTGTTCGGCGGGCTTGCGGCGGAACGGCATGCGCGAGCCCAGCGAACTGATCAATGCGTCAAAACGCATGCGGAACGCCGCAGGCCGCTCGATCACCGGCAACTGGTACTGCTTCTGGTTGGTGGCATTGAGGTTGACCGCGATGATCAGGTCGCAATGGCTGGACACCACCGGCACGATCGGCAGCGGGTTGAGAATGCCGCCATCGACCAGCATGCGGTTGCCTTGCACCACCGGGGTGAACAGGCTGGGGATCGCCGCCGAGGCGCGCATGGCTTGGTGCAGGCAGCCTTCCTGGAACCAGATCTCCTGCTGGTTGGTGAGGTCGGCGGCCACCGCGGTGTAGGGCATGCGCAGCTGTTCGATGTTGATCTCGCCGACGATCTTGCGAATTTGCCCGAACACCTTGTCGCCGCGGATGGCGCCCAGGCGGAAGCTCACATCCACCAGGCGCAGTACGTCGAGGTAGTCCAGGCTCTCGATCCAGCTGCGGTATTCGTCAAGCTTGCCGGCAGCGTAGATGCCACCAATTACCGCGCCCATGGAACAGCCGGCGATGCAGGCGATCTCGTAGCCGCGCCGCTCGATTTCTTCGATCACACCGATGTGTGCATACCCCCGGGCACCGCCCGATCCCAGTACTAGCGCTACGCGTTTGCTCATGTTTTCCCCCGGTAGCTGTGCAACCATGGTCCAACAATGCACCCATAGCCCCCTGTGCTTCAATGTAGCCCGCGCTGAGCTACGCTGAGCAGGGCACTTTTCACCTGCTGCACCGTCGAACGGCCATACCGTTTCCCTTCTTCGAGGTTACCCCCATGAAAGCCTGGATTGCCCTTCCCCTGATTGCCCTGGCCCTGGCTGGCTGCGCTGGCAAGACGGCTTATCGCGAAAGTTGCGCGACGCAGCTCGATGCCGCCTGGAAGGAACTGGACCTGGCCAAGGCCGAAGGTTTCGCCGGTGCCGTGAGTTACTCCAAGGCCCTGTCGTTGCTGACCGGTGCCAAGACGCAGCAGCAGTTCGAAGGTTATGAAAGCTGCACGGCCAAGGCCGAAAAAGCCCGCTTCTACATTCGTGAGTCCCGCGCCGGCCGCTGACCAAGGAGGTCTCTATGCCCGCCATG is part of the Pseudomonas fakonensis genome and harbors:
- a CDS encoding patatin-like phospholipase family protein encodes the protein MSKRVALVLGSGGARGYAHIGVIEEIERRGYEIACIAGCSMGAVIGGIYAAGKLDEYRSWIESLDYLDVLRLVDVSFRLGAIRGDKVFGQIRKIVGEINIEQLRMPYTAVAADLTNQQEIWFQEGCLHQAMRASAAIPSLFTPVVQGNRMLVDGGILNPLPIVPVVSSHCDLIIAVNLNATNQKQYQLPVIERPAAFRMRFDALISSLGSRMPFRRKPAEQLLRLDQEINAEGLASPNPWLADGAKPEAQQPAAAPQSEGAPKSATGSFIIDNVGPASLLDLINQSFEVMQTSLAQYKIAGYPPDVLINVPKRVCRFFEFYKAPELIALGREIARDTLDSHEGVKR